A region of Siniperca chuatsi isolate FFG_IHB_CAS linkage group LG23, ASM2008510v1, whole genome shotgun sequence DNA encodes the following proteins:
- the mdm2 gene encoding E3 ubiquitin-protein ligase Mdm2 isoform X1: MSADRELNTDAADENKLVRPKLEFGSLLQHAGATKDVFTMKEVMFYLGQYIIQKQLYDQKQQHIVHCSQDALGRVLGVDSFSVKEPRVLFAMITKNLVAVKSQESLPSLSEPHSNSQTDKGTEEADSESRSSSPDRRRRGRRRRRSRRSSDPGPSHSVEDDEDGGESEEEEEEEGRKRRRSDSYSLTFDDSLSWCVIGGLASVRDRNSSQSSDSHSTSGRSEVTVAASDSDSDNFSVEFEVESVASDDYNEDDASLSADDQVYEVTIFEAEDDDSFDEDTEITEADYWRCAKCDELNPPLPRNCLRCWTLRQDWLPEVPFDITKSASSSPKVLPPKPTDQSAAKEAPGSDVEENEGVDVPDGKRAKTPPLLSQCLSDSTSSAPNSQDLLSSSQPSSSSSSSSSSQQKLWTPDSQPSSSYSSSIDSQELLPSSPTDPPPPPPPPVVPELERSMSAEWRLPDSCLDPCLICQSRPKNGCIVHGRTGHLMSCYVCARKLKKRNKLCPVCRLPIQSVVLTYLS, encoded by the exons ATGTCAGCTGACAGGGAGCTCAACACCGACGCGGCTGACGAGAACAAACTG GTCAGACCAAAGTTAGAGTTCGGTTCTTTGCTGCAACATGCAGGAGCCACTAAAGATGTTTTCACCATGAAGGAG GTGATGTTCTACCTGGGCCAGTACATCATCCAGAAGCAGCTGTATGACCAGAAGCAGCAGCACATCGTCCACTGCTCCCAGGATGCACTGGGGCGGGTGCTGGGAGTCGACAGCTTCTCTGTTAAAGAGCCacg agttCTGTTTGCTATGATCACCAAGAACCTGGTGGCCGTGAAGAGCCAAG AGTCACTGCCAAGCTTGAGTGAACCGCACAGTAACAGTCAGACAGATAAAGGGACAgag GAGGCAGATTCAGAAAGTCGCTCTTCATCGccagacaggaggagaaggggaaggaggaggaggaggagccgcAGGAGCAGTGACCCAG GACCCTCCCACAGTGtagaggatgatgaagatgggggggagtcagaggaggaagaggaagaagaaggtaggaagaggaggaggtctgACAGCTACTCCTTGACCTTTGATGACAGCCTGTCCTGGTGTGTGATTGGTGGTCTGGCAAGTGTGCGGGACAGAAACAGCAGCCAATCATCCGACTCACACAGCACG tctgggaggtcagaggtcacggtTGCAGCCTCAGACTCAGACAGTGACAACTTCAGTGTCGAGTTTGAGGTCGAGTCCGTCGCGTCTGATGACTACAATGAAGATGatgcctctctgtctgcagaTGACCAG GTATATGAGGTCACCATCTTCGAGGCAGAGGATGACGACTCCTTTGATGAAGACACAGAGATCACAGAAGCT gACTACTGGCGGTGTGCGAAGTGTGACGAGTTGAACCCCCCTCTCCCCAGAAACTGTCTCCGCTGCTGGACGCTGCGCCAGGATTGGCTGCCTGAGGTGCCCTTTGATATAACAAAGTCCGCCTCCTCCAGTCCTAAAGTCTTGCCCCCAAAGCCAACTGACCAATCAGCAGCCAAAGAAGCTCCAG GTTCTGATGTCGAAGAGAATGAAGGAGTCGATGTTCCAGATGGGAAAAGAGCAAAAACTCCTCCCCTCCTGTCGCAGTGTCTGTCTGACTCCACCTCCTCTGCTCCCAACTCCCAGGATCTCCTCTCATCCTCCCagccttcctcttcctcctcctcctcctcctcctcccagcagAAGCTCTGGACTCCTGACTCccagccctcctcctcctactcctcctccATTGACTCCCAGGAGCTTCTCCCGTCTTCCCCCACCgatcctcctccacctccacctcctccggTGGTCCCCGAGCTGGAGCGCAGCATGTCGGCGGAGTGGCGGCTGCCGGACTCGTGCCTGGACCCCTGTCTCATCTGTCAGTCCCGGCCAAAGAACGGCTGCATCGTCCACGGACGAACCGGACACCTAATGTCCTGCTACGTCTGTGCCAGGAAGCTGAAGAAGAGGAACAAGCTGTGTCCGGTCTGCAGGCTACCTATCCAGTCTGTCGTCCTCACCTACCTCAGCTGA
- the mdm2 gene encoding E3 ubiquitin-protein ligase Mdm2 isoform X2, translated as MTVCLSVVMFYLGQYIIQKQLYDQKQQHIVHCSQDALGRVLGVDSFSVKEPRVLFAMITKNLVAVKSQESLPSLSEPHSNSQTDKGTEEADSESRSSSPDRRRRGRRRRRSRRSSDPGPSHSVEDDEDGGESEEEEEEEGRKRRRSDSYSLTFDDSLSWCVIGGLASVRDRNSSQSSDSHSTSGRSEVTVAASDSDSDNFSVEFEVESVASDDYNEDDASLSADDQVYEVTIFEAEDDDSFDEDTEITEADYWRCAKCDELNPPLPRNCLRCWTLRQDWLPEVPFDITKSASSSPKVLPPKPTDQSAAKEAPGSDVEENEGVDVPDGKRAKTPPLLSQCLSDSTSSAPNSQDLLSSSQPSSSSSSSSSSQQKLWTPDSQPSSSYSSSIDSQELLPSSPTDPPPPPPPPVVPELERSMSAEWRLPDSCLDPCLICQSRPKNGCIVHGRTGHLMSCYVCARKLKKRNKLCPVCRLPIQSVVLTYLS; from the exons atgactgtgtgtctgtcagtg GTGATGTTCTACCTGGGCCAGTACATCATCCAGAAGCAGCTGTATGACCAGAAGCAGCAGCACATCGTCCACTGCTCCCAGGATGCACTGGGGCGGGTGCTGGGAGTCGACAGCTTCTCTGTTAAAGAGCCacg agttCTGTTTGCTATGATCACCAAGAACCTGGTGGCCGTGAAGAGCCAAG AGTCACTGCCAAGCTTGAGTGAACCGCACAGTAACAGTCAGACAGATAAAGGGACAgag GAGGCAGATTCAGAAAGTCGCTCTTCATCGccagacaggaggagaaggggaaggaggaggaggaggagccgcAGGAGCAGTGACCCAG GACCCTCCCACAGTGtagaggatgatgaagatgggggggagtcagaggaggaagaggaagaagaaggtaggaagaggaggaggtctgACAGCTACTCCTTGACCTTTGATGACAGCCTGTCCTGGTGTGTGATTGGTGGTCTGGCAAGTGTGCGGGACAGAAACAGCAGCCAATCATCCGACTCACACAGCACG tctgggaggtcagaggtcacggtTGCAGCCTCAGACTCAGACAGTGACAACTTCAGTGTCGAGTTTGAGGTCGAGTCCGTCGCGTCTGATGACTACAATGAAGATGatgcctctctgtctgcagaTGACCAG GTATATGAGGTCACCATCTTCGAGGCAGAGGATGACGACTCCTTTGATGAAGACACAGAGATCACAGAAGCT gACTACTGGCGGTGTGCGAAGTGTGACGAGTTGAACCCCCCTCTCCCCAGAAACTGTCTCCGCTGCTGGACGCTGCGCCAGGATTGGCTGCCTGAGGTGCCCTTTGATATAACAAAGTCCGCCTCCTCCAGTCCTAAAGTCTTGCCCCCAAAGCCAACTGACCAATCAGCAGCCAAAGAAGCTCCAG GTTCTGATGTCGAAGAGAATGAAGGAGTCGATGTTCCAGATGGGAAAAGAGCAAAAACTCCTCCCCTCCTGTCGCAGTGTCTGTCTGACTCCACCTCCTCTGCTCCCAACTCCCAGGATCTCCTCTCATCCTCCCagccttcctcttcctcctcctcctcctcctcctcccagcagAAGCTCTGGACTCCTGACTCccagccctcctcctcctactcctcctccATTGACTCCCAGGAGCTTCTCCCGTCTTCCCCCACCgatcctcctccacctccacctcctccggTGGTCCCCGAGCTGGAGCGCAGCATGTCGGCGGAGTGGCGGCTGCCGGACTCGTGCCTGGACCCCTGTCTCATCTGTCAGTCCCGGCCAAAGAACGGCTGCATCGTCCACGGACGAACCGGACACCTAATGTCCTGCTACGTCTGTGCCAGGAAGCTGAAGAAGAGGAACAAGCTGTGTCCGGTCTGCAGGCTACCTATCCAGTCTGTCGTCCTCACCTACCTCAGCTGA